The DNA segment AGGAGCGCCGCAAGGCCCGGAAGGAGGCCCAGTTGGACCAGCTAATCAGCGAACACCGCGCCGAAACCAAGTACGGGTCGTCGGGCGCGAGCGGTCAGAGCGGGTAGCGCTCGACCGGGTAGCGTCCAACTCGGATAGCGCCGACGCCGGCGTCGGCGCTGTCCGGCCCGTTTCGATTCCCCGTAGGTCGAGCGGTAGCGACTCACTCCTCGATTCGGTCGGCGTGTTCGATCAGGCGTTCGCCGACCGCCCGGGCCACCTCGGGAGTGAGCGTCGCTCGCGCGTGGATTCCTTCGTCGCGCTCGTCGGCCTTGAGGTGGATGTGGACCGCGCTGTCGGACTCGACGCCGACCGTTCCGCTCTCTTTCACGTACCCTTCCTCGTCGCCGTACTCGAAGCTCCCGTCGATCGTGGCCTCGTATTCGTCTTCCATACCCGGTGTTCACGCTGTCCAGCGGCAAAAGCGTGGTCGCTGAATCAGCGAGCACGGGCTTCCCGGTGTTCGCCGCGAAAGTCCACCTAAATTCCTTGCGGTGGTGCGCGGAGAACTGCCACGAGAGCCGGCGTCACAGTGTCGGAAGCCTCAAGCCGAACGCGGGACACTCACCGCGTATGGACGCCTACGAACTCATCACGCGGAACGTCGAGGAGGCCGTCACCGACGAGGAGGTGGAGGCGCTGGCCGACGACCCCGAAGGCAAACGGGTCTACGTCGGCTACGAGCCCTCCGGCGTGCTCCACATCGGGCACATGCTCACTGCAAACAAGCTCATCGACCTCCAGGACGCGGGGATGGAGGTCGTCGTCCTGCTGGCCGACGTCCACGCCTACCTCAACGGGAAGGGGAGCTTCGAGGAGATAGAGGAAACCGCCGAGAAGATGCGCCAGCAGTTCCTCGCCTACGGCCTCGACGAGTCCCAGACCGAGTTCGTCTACGGTTCCGAGTACCAGTTGGAGGAGGACTACGCGCTCGACCTCCACAAACTCGAACTCGGCACGACGCTCAACCGCGCCCAGCGCGCGATGGCCGAGTTGCAGGGCGGCGAAACCGCGAAGGTCAGCCACATCGTCTACCCCCTGATGCAGGCGCTCGACATCGAATACCTCGACCTCGACCTCGCCGTGGGCGGGATGGACCAGCGGAAGGTCCACATGCTGATGCGCGAGGAACTGCCGGAAATCGGCTACGACGCCCGGCCGTGCCTCCACACGCCCATCCTCGCCGACATCGGCACCGGCGAGGGCAAGATGTCGAGCAGTTCGGGCGTCACCATCTCGATGGAGGACTCCACCGAGGACATCGAGGAGAAGGTCAACTCGGCGTTCTGCCCGCCGACCCGCGACCCCGAGGGCGACCTGGAGAACCCCGTCCTCGAAATCTTCCGGTACCACGTCTTCCCGCGGTTCGAGCGCGTCGTCGTCGAGCGCCCCGAGAAGTACGGCGGGAACCTGGAGTACGACGACTACGAGTCGCTGGCCGACGACCTGGAGGGCGGCGAACTCCACCCCGCCGACGCCAAGTCGGCGCTGGCGTCGTACCTCGACGAACTGGTCGCCCCGGGCCGCGAGAAACTGAAGGAACTGGAAGCGCAGAACTGAGCCGTCTCCCCGAAGTCGCACTTCCCGGTAGACCGGCGGTCGATTCCGACGCCCGCCCCGAAGTTCTTTCTCCACCGTCTCGACCGGCACCGACCGTCTCCGTCAGAACACGGCAGTCGTCGGTACGGGTCGAGAGCGTTCGGTCGGCCGACTCACTCGAAGCCGCCGCCGCCCATCATCCCGCCGAGGCCGAAACTCGACATGAATCCGGAGATGAGGCCCCACGCCACGAGGACGAACCCGACGACGACCAGACCGATGCCGGCCGCGATGAGGAGGTTCTGTATCGCGATGACCGCGATTCCTCCGAGCAGGAGGAGCACGCCGACGATTCCTTTCGCACCGAGTTTCCCGAGCATACGACGGGTTCGGTTCGGGTGCGACTTAAACACCCTTGCTCCCGGGACGTGACGGACGAACGACGGCATATTTAAACCTCAGGGTCACCAAACCGCAGACATGAGCGACAACGACGGCGGACGGCGGAAGAACCTCCGCATGCCCGACGACGACGAGGTCTTCGCCACCGTCACCAACATGCTCGGGGCGAACCGCGTGAAAGTACGATGCGCCGACGGCGTCGAGCGGACCGCCCGCATCCCCGGCAAGATGCAAAAGCGCATCTGGATTCGCGAGGACGACGTCGTGCTGGTCGAACCGTGGGACTGGCAGGACGAGAAGGCCGACATCACGTGGCGCTACGACAAGCAGGACGCCGACCAGCTCCGTCAGGAAGGTCACATCCAATAAGACCACCTTTTGCTGCGGTCGGAAACGCCGCTTCGCGGCGTTTCCTGCCTGACAAAAGCTGGACCAAAAGCACCGTCAGAGCTTCGCTCTGACGAGCCTGCGTTCGCTTCGCTCACGCAGACACGGCGTCACCGCCTCGTCGCACGCCGGAGGCGTCCTCCTCGACGGTTCCTCGGCCCGCTCGCTCACTTCGTTCGCTCGCGGTACAGAAGAATATGCGCGAGCCTGTGGCTCGCTGGTCGGCGGTCGGTCGAGGAGCGCGTTACCGTTCAGAGAGACAATCGCTCGGCCTATAGTTCGCGGAGCGTTCGCGTCGCGCAGCGTTCCCGTCAGGGAGCGCCGCGCTGGCCGCGGAGTAGTCTCGTCTCTCGCGGGACGGTCACCGTAGATTTTAGATTTCAAATACGTCGGTAACCGTCGCGTCGGTCGGTTACGCCCCGGTCACGACACCACACCCCAATCGGCAAGACCGCGCGGTTCCGTGCGGGCATTAAAGTCGGAGCCCCTATCCAGAAATAATGGCACCAGAACTGGAGTTCGACGAGCAGGACGTGGCGCACGACGAGGAACTTCCGGCGGCCATCGAGGCCATCCGGACCCGGCGGTCGGGCCACAACTTCGACCCCGACGCCCAGGCGCTCGACGACGAGACGCTCGAAGAACTGATTCGCGACGCGGCACTCGCACCGTCGTCGTACAACCTCCAGCCGTGGGAGTTCGTCGCCGTCCAGGACGACGACCGACTGGAGGAAGTCGTCGAGTTGGCCTACGGCCAGGACCACATCCGGGAGGCCGGCACCGCGATACTCGTGGTGGGCCACACCGAAGCCGAAACCGCCGACCGCGTCTTCGACGAGTGGGAGGCGGCGGGTCGCATGGACGAGGCGTCCGCCGAGCAGACGAAGGCTCAAACCGTCGAGATGTACGAGGACGAGCGGATGGGCCGAGACTACGGCATCCGGAACGCCAGCCTCGCCGCGGAGAACCTGTTGTTGTCCGCGCACGCGCGCGGGCTGAAGGCGACGCCGATGATCGGCTTCGACGCCGAGGGAATCGCGGAGTTCCTCGACCTGCCCGCCGACAAGGTGCCCGTGATGCTCATCGCGGTCGGGCCGAGCGGCGGCGAGGAACCCGAGCGACTGCCCCGCCGGAGCGTCGACGAGATTCTGCACCGCGAGTCGTACTGAGACGCCGACCGCCAACCGCCGACCGATTGTTTCGGCGATTCGCTTCGCCGCCGCCGACCGACTCCTTTTACCGCTGGGGGCGCAATAGCGAGATAGATGTCCGAGGAGTACAGCCTGCTCGACCCCGACAACGCCGAGGGCGTCGGCGACGAGTGGGAAGAGATAGACGTAACCGACACCGAGGCCGACCGCATCGCGCGCAAGCGCGACCGCGAGTTCAACCAGTTCCGCGAGCGACTCGTGGACACCGAGCAGTTCAAGGTCGAACAGTCGGTGTTCGACGACGCGACGCTCGCGGCGCTGTACAAACTCGTCCAGGACGGCTACGTCCAGGCGTTCGGCGGTCCCCTCTCCTCGGGGAAGGAAGCGACCGTCTACAGCGCGCTCGGTTCAGAGGAGCGCGGCGAAGTCGCGGTGAAGATCTACCGCATCAACGCCTCGGACTTCCGAGACATGCGCGAGTACCTCGTGGGCGACCCCCGGTTCGAGGAACTCGGGGGGAACAAGAAGCGCGTCGTGCTGGCGTGGACCCGCAAGGAGTACGCCAACCTCAAGCGCGCGGCGAAAGCCGGCGTCCGGGTGCCCGAACCCATCGCGGTCCAGCGCAACGTCCTCGTGATGGAGTTCCTCGGGAGTGACGGCGACCGCGCGCCCACGCTCGACGACGCCCACCTCGAAAATCCCGAAACGGCCTTCGAGGTCGTCCGCGAGTACATGCGACGGCTCTACGACGCCGGACTGGTCCACGGCGACCTGAGCGAGTACAACATCATCGTCCACGACGGCGAACTCGTCATCATTGACCTCGGGCAGGCCGTAACCATCCACCACCCCAACAGCGACGAGTTCCTGACGCGGGACTGCGCGAACGTCGCCTCGTTCTTCCAGCGCCAGGGGATGGAGGTTACGGGCGAGGAGTTGGAGGACTGGGTCCGGGAGAACTCTGACCCCGATAAGTGAGGTCGGCCAGGAGTAGGACAGAGAGCGATAGCTTCGGTAGAATTTAGCGGGGTTGCTTCTTCCGCGACTGCATTCTCAGCGACCGCCTTCGCCTCTACCGCCTCTACCGCCTCTAACACGTCACAAATGAGTGCCTTGACCCTCCCCAGCCGACTGCGTTTCTCGGCCACTCGCTCTCGCTCGTGGCCTGCGATACTCGCCCCTCGCACGAGAAGCCGAATCCTTCGGATTCGGGGTCCGCGCGCCATCCGGTTGTGAAAACGTGCGAATCTCCACTTTCTACCTGACGCGCGCTGGCGCGGTCTGCGTGAGCGCGGCGAACGCAGGCTCGCCAGACCTTCGGTCTGACGGTGCTTCATGCCGCGCCCTCATGCGCGAGGTCTGCACGAGCAAAGCAAGTGCAGGCTCGTCGGAGCGAAGCTCCGACGGTGGATGAGCGAGTGACCGAAGGGAACGAGGGAATCGGCTGGGGAGGCGTGTGGCTGGCGGTTGCGGTCCTGGAGGATTGAAAGGGCGAGTGCGCTACCCGAACCCCGGCGAAGTTAAGCACCGCAGGCCGTGCCGTAGGCACGGCCGAGGAGCGCAGCGAGCCGCGGGAGGGTAGCGTACGAGGGCTTTCTGGGGGTTCTCGTCACATTCGAGTCGCCGTCAAGTTTCCGACTGCCTTCGTCCGAGATAGTCCCGAAGGAGCCACGAAACCACCGCCCCGTTCCACTGCCATTCACACCCAGACGGCGCGGACGAAGAGTTAAAACGGCCACAGCCAATACGTACTGCCATGCAACACGTGAAGATTCCGCAGGACCGGATCGGCGTTCTCATCGGGGAAGGGGGTGAAACGATGCGCGAGATCGAGAGTCGCGCGGAGGTGCGACTCGACATCGACTCCGAGAACGGGTCCGTGGAGGTCGAGAAGACCGGCGACCCCATCCGGGGACTCAAGGGACCCGAAATCGTGAAGGCCATCGGTCGGGGGTTCGCCCCCGAGGACGCGCTCGCGCTGCTCGACGACGACATGATGATGTTCGACATCATCGATATCGACGCGGCCGCCCGGAACAAGAACGACCTCGAACGCCAGAAGGGCCGACTCATCGGCGAGAACGGCCGGACCCGCCAACTCATGGAGGAACTCACCGGCGCCGACGTCGTCATCTACGGCACCACGATGGGCATCATCGGCAATCCCACGCAGGTCGACGTGGTCCGGAGCGCCGCCGAGATGATTCTGGACGGCGCGCCCCACGGGTCGGTCTACTCGTTCCTCGAACGCAAGCGCAACGAGATGAAGCGCCAGGGGATGGAGTTCCACCAGTTCACCGGGTAGAGTCGAAAACCGTTCCATTACGGGCCTTTCAGCCAGCAATGGAAATTCTCACTTGTGACTGGTTCTGCGTTGCTTCTACGTTCGACTACCGTGCTTGTTCGGTACGAGATAGCGTCCATCAGTATCCCGAACTCGTAGACTCGTAGACCGCTCTATCGCGGGCGCGGAGTCACAGTGTTAGATTTGGTGACTTTCCGCCACTCCTACCCCGTTCGGGGTTACGTCTCCAAACGGAAGTTCGTATACTTCCTCGTTATCGTTGACGTCGGAGCAAGCAAGCGAAAGAGACGAAGAAGAAAGCGATCGAGGTATAGAAC comes from the Halorussus vallis genome and includes:
- a CDS encoding nitroreductase family protein, producing MAPELEFDEQDVAHDEELPAAIEAIRTRRSGHNFDPDAQALDDETLEELIRDAALAPSSYNLQPWEFVAVQDDDRLEEVVELAYGQDHIREAGTAILVVGHTEAETADRVFDEWEAAGRMDEASAEQTKAQTVEMYEDERMGRDYGIRNASLAAENLLLSAHARGLKATPMIGFDAEGIAEFLDLPADKVPVMLIAVGPSGGEEPERLPRRSVDEILHRESY
- the rio1 gene encoding serine/threonine-protein kinase Rio1, giving the protein MSEEYSLLDPDNAEGVGDEWEEIDVTDTEADRIARKRDREFNQFRERLVDTEQFKVEQSVFDDATLAALYKLVQDGYVQAFGGPLSSGKEATVYSALGSEERGEVAVKIYRINASDFRDMREYLVGDPRFEELGGNKKRVVLAWTRKEYANLKRAAKAGVRVPEPIAVQRNVLVMEFLGSDGDRAPTLDDAHLENPETAFEVVREYMRRLYDAGLVHGDLSEYNIIVHDGELVIIDLGQAVTIHHPNSDEFLTRDCANVASFFQRQGMEVTGEELEDWVRENSDPDK
- a CDS encoding DUF7470 family protein, yielding MLGKLGAKGIVGVLLLLGGIAVIAIQNLLIAAGIGLVVVGFVLVAWGLISGFMSSFGLGGMMGGGGFE
- the eif1A gene encoding translation initiation factor eIF-1A; the protein is MSDNDGGRRKNLRMPDDDEVFATVTNMLGANRVKVRCADGVERTARIPGKMQKRIWIREDDVVLVEPWDWQDEKADITWRYDKQDADQLRQEGHIQ
- a CDS encoding tyrosine--tRNA ligase translates to MDAYELITRNVEEAVTDEEVEALADDPEGKRVYVGYEPSGVLHIGHMLTANKLIDLQDAGMEVVVLLADVHAYLNGKGSFEEIEETAEKMRQQFLAYGLDESQTEFVYGSEYQLEEDYALDLHKLELGTTLNRAQRAMAELQGGETAKVSHIVYPLMQALDIEYLDLDLAVGGMDQRKVHMLMREELPEIGYDARPCLHTPILADIGTGEGKMSSSSGVTISMEDSTEDIEEKVNSAFCPPTRDPEGDLENPVLEIFRYHVFPRFERVVVERPEKYGGNLEYDDYESLADDLEGGELHPADAKSALASYLDELVAPGREKLKELEAQN
- a CDS encoding KH domain-containing protein — protein: MQHVKIPQDRIGVLIGEGGETMREIESRAEVRLDIDSENGSVEVEKTGDPIRGLKGPEIVKAIGRGFAPEDALALLDDDMMMFDIIDIDAAARNKNDLERQKGRLIGENGRTRQLMEELTGADVVIYGTTMGIIGNPTQVDVVRSAAEMILDGAPHGSVYSFLERKRNEMKRQGMEFHQFTG